The Spirosoma radiotolerans genome has a window encoding:
- a CDS encoding FAD:protein FMN transferase gives MTAPPLIHKRVQRLMGNRFELSVVSPDPCWANQRLDAAVAEISRIERLLTTYSDDSQTNQINAHAGIRPIQVGPEVFALIERSLRLSALTQGAFDITYGSLDKRLWNFDTTMTALPDPKTARRMVQLINYRNVVLDADQRTVFLREKGMRIGFGGIGKGYAAEQAKRVLRESGVESGIVNAAGDLTTWGTQPTGKAWTIGIADPNRANHQAFSYLAISNMAVATSGSYEKYALIDGRRYAHTIDPKTGYPVSGLKSVTIIAPNAELADALATPVMVMGVRVGLDLINQMRHIACIIIDDTDTLYTSTNIRIKTPATV, from the coding sequence ATGACCGCTCCCCCGCTCATCCATAAACGGGTACAACGGCTCATGGGCAACCGTTTCGAGCTGAGTGTTGTCAGCCCGGACCCCTGCTGGGCCAACCAGCGTCTTGATGCAGCCGTAGCCGAGATCAGCCGTATCGAGCGGCTGCTGACAACCTACAGCGACGACAGCCAAACAAACCAGATCAACGCCCATGCGGGGATAAGGCCCATTCAGGTCGGCCCGGAGGTATTTGCGCTGATCGAACGATCCCTCCGTTTATCGGCACTGACTCAGGGCGCGTTCGATATCACCTATGGCTCCCTCGACAAGCGGCTTTGGAATTTCGACACAACGATGACTGCCCTCCCCGATCCCAAGACTGCCCGGCGCATGGTGCAGCTTATCAATTATCGAAACGTCGTGCTGGATGCTGACCAACGGACCGTCTTTTTGCGAGAAAAAGGGATGCGCATTGGCTTTGGCGGCATTGGGAAAGGATATGCGGCTGAACAGGCTAAACGCGTTCTTCGCGAAAGCGGGGTTGAAAGTGGTATCGTGAACGCAGCCGGCGACCTGACCACCTGGGGCACGCAGCCTACCGGAAAGGCCTGGACGATTGGCATTGCCGACCCCAATCGGGCCAATCACCAGGCGTTTTCGTACCTGGCTATCAGTAACATGGCCGTTGCAACTTCGGGTAGTTATGAGAAATATGCCCTGATTGACGGCCGGCGCTATGCCCATACGATCGACCCGAAAACCGGCTATCCCGTATCGGGCCTGAAAAGTGTAACCATCATAGCCCCCAACGCCGAACTGGCCGATGCGCTGGCAACACCCGTCATGGTCATGGGCGTTCGGGTTGGTCTGGATCTGATCAATCAGATGCGGCACATCGCCTGCATCATTATTGACGATACCGACACACTTTATACCTCTACGAATATTCGAATCAAAACCCCGGCGACTGTCTGA
- a CDS encoding thioredoxin family protein, whose amino-acid sequence MKVILISLLVYLFTTPPTWQLNFDQAKAEAAQSHKFILLNFSGSDWCGPCIKLKKTVFESAEFSQFADDRLILVRADFPRLSKNQLDAKQTAHNESLAEKYNQQGKFPFTVLLDANGRVLKEWEGYPQSLTVSSFIESIQSVTSSAK is encoded by the coding sequence ATGAAAGTCATCCTGATATCGCTGTTAGTATACCTGTTTACTACGCCCCCAACCTGGCAACTCAATTTTGATCAGGCCAAAGCTGAAGCTGCCCAGTCTCATAAATTCATTCTTCTTAATTTTTCTGGATCTGACTGGTGCGGACCCTGTATTAAACTCAAAAAAACGGTCTTCGAATCCGCTGAGTTTTCGCAATTCGCCGATGACCGCCTGATCCTGGTTCGGGCCGACTTTCCCCGGCTCTCGAAGAACCAACTTGATGCTAAACAAACAGCTCATAATGAATCTTTGGCGGAGAAGTATAACCAGCAGGGCAAATTCCCGTTTACGGTATTGCTCGACGCTAACGGGAGGGTATTGAAAGAGTGGGAAGGCTATCCGCAATCTTTAACGGTATCCTCCTTTATTGAGTCCATCCAATCCGTTACCTCGTCGGCCAAATGA
- a CDS encoding Rieske 2Fe-2S domain-containing protein: MTRYDFLKSMGFTGAALVAALTSCVRDEDTVVNALTIPGTQSTTATTPSTSTTTSPASGTTTPTSATSSGGTDLSTIKNRLLTIDLNSSVATALKPVGGYLAQSGIVVAQVSTGVYVAVTQTCSHEPKKAIIFNKTEFYCTQHGARFDLTGKGKNSFGSRGLTVYKVATDGTTLVVYS; this comes from the coding sequence ATGACTCGTTACGATTTTCTAAAATCGATGGGTTTCACCGGGGCAGCCCTAGTAGCGGCTCTTACATCCTGCGTGCGGGACGAAGATACTGTCGTTAACGCGCTGACAATTCCAGGAACACAGAGCACGACCGCAACAACTCCCTCAACGAGTACCACGACATCGCCCGCATCGGGTACAACAACCCCGACAAGCGCCACTTCGTCGGGAGGCACCGATCTGAGTACCATTAAAAATAGACTGCTAACGATTGACCTCAACAGTTCGGTAGCGACGGCCCTGAAACCAGTAGGCGGGTATCTGGCGCAGAGTGGTATTGTGGTGGCCCAGGTCAGTACGGGCGTCTACGTGGCCGTCACCCAAACCTGCAGCCATGAACCAAAAAAGGCAATTATCTTTAATAAAACGGAGTTTTACTGCACCCAGCACGGTGCCCGGTTTGACCTGACCGGCAAAGGTAAAAATAGCTTTGGCAGCCGGGGCCTTACCGTCTACAAAGTTGCAACCGACGGCACGACGCTGGTCGTTTATAGTTAA
- a CDS encoding response regulator translates to MPYPLSTSNTYSTKRINELLTVYIQQVNRVYPLPRSVEKQLSGFMFSGMASVWIVDDDPDDQSFMKAAFTSIRPDIQIMALDDGETFLSRIAQTRTLPKIVLLDLNMPGITGFDTLKRLRSNHSYDDLTIVVLTAFSMATTTDRNQALALGANQFYTKPNTYKDLLALIKTITVHLCD, encoded by the coding sequence ATGCCTTATCCTCTTTCTACCTCTAACACCTATTCGACTAAACGAATCAACGAACTATTGACGGTTTATATTCAGCAGGTCAATAGGGTATATCCTTTACCCCGATCTGTTGAAAAACAGCTATCTGGCTTTATGTTCAGTGGGATGGCTTCCGTCTGGATCGTAGACGATGATCCGGACGATCAGTCTTTCATGAAGGCTGCTTTTACAAGTATCCGGCCTGACATTCAAATCATGGCGCTGGATGATGGAGAAACTTTCTTATCCCGAATTGCACAGACCCGGACCTTACCTAAAATAGTCCTTCTGGATTTGAATATGCCCGGGATAACTGGCTTCGATACGTTAAAACGATTGCGTAGTAATCATAGTTACGACGATTTAACCATCGTTGTGCTGACTGCTTTTTCAATGGCAACGACAACTGATCGCAACCAGGCACTAGCTTTGGGGGCCAATCAATTTTATACGAAACCGAATACGTATAAAGACTTGCTTGCCCTCATTAAAACTATAACGGTACACTTATGTGATTGA
- the hemF gene encoding oxygen-dependent coproporphyrinogen oxidase has protein sequence MMQEQTATKETITTFFRELQDRICQSLEAADGGALFREDEWHRPGGGGGRSRLLTNGNVIEKGGVGFSAVHGEATEATLRTLNLTEPAEFYATGVSIVLHPHNPGMPIIHMNVRYFEMSTGHNWFGGGIDLTPHYVNRDDARWFHQSLKHVCDQHDPEYYAKFKPWADDYFYIPHRQETRGIGGIFFDYLKPSDASHKARLFAFVQAVGNAFAPIYTHFMHQNRHLPFGEREKNWQLLRRGRYVEFNLVWDRGTKFGLETNGRTESILMSMPPQANWIYDFRTEAGSPEEQTLSLLKKGIDWA, from the coding sequence ATGATGCAGGAACAGACCGCTACAAAAGAGACAATCACCACATTTTTCAGGGAGCTTCAGGATCGTATTTGCCAATCTCTGGAGGCCGCCGACGGAGGAGCACTATTTCGGGAAGATGAATGGCATCGGCCCGGCGGGGGCGGTGGACGGTCGCGTTTGCTAACAAACGGAAACGTTATCGAGAAGGGGGGCGTTGGTTTTTCGGCCGTCCATGGCGAGGCAACGGAGGCTACCCTGCGCACCCTCAATCTGACAGAGCCTGCGGAGTTTTATGCGACCGGGGTCTCTATCGTATTGCATCCACATAACCCAGGTATGCCGATCATTCACATGAATGTCCGTTATTTTGAAATGAGTACCGGGCATAACTGGTTTGGCGGAGGTATCGATTTAACCCCTCACTATGTGAATCGGGACGATGCGCGCTGGTTTCATCAATCCCTGAAACATGTTTGCGACCAGCATGACCCTGAGTACTATGCGAAGTTCAAGCCCTGGGCCGACGATTATTTCTATATACCTCACCGGCAGGAAACCCGGGGTATAGGCGGTATTTTCTTCGATTACTTAAAACCTTCTGATGCCTCTCATAAGGCCCGGCTGTTTGCTTTTGTACAAGCTGTAGGCAACGCGTTTGCGCCTATTTACACGCACTTCATGCACCAGAACCGGCACCTCCCCTTTGGCGAACGCGAAAAAAACTGGCAACTGTTACGCCGGGGGCGGTACGTTGAATTTAATCTGGTGTGGGACAGAGGCACCAAATTCGGGCTTGAAACCAACGGCCGTACTGAATCTATTTTGATGAGTATGCCACCACAGGCCAACTGGATTTATGATTTTCGGACAGAAGCAGGCAGCCCTGAAGAACAAACGTTGAGTCTGCTAAAGAAAGGGATTGATTGGGCATAA
- a CDS encoding AlbA family DNA-binding domain-containing protein: protein MTRNQLDDLIGQGEHTRLEFKRSLSSAYRIARTLAAFANTSGGTLLIGVTDPGKIVGVPSEFREMDKLEEATDRLVEPALSISYETLAPDGRLVLVVTIPESNEKPHYVVDESGKRTIYVRAKDKSMPTSKLIITPEMADRELLKSPMARTLIQYLRKNDHITADKFAKLINISDYRATKLLRQLAERGLLILIDKPRPVRYALKLAE, encoded by the coding sequence ATGACCCGGAATCAACTTGATGATTTAATTGGCCAGGGCGAACATACCCGGCTCGAATTCAAACGTTCACTTTCGTCCGCTTACCGAATTGCCCGTACGCTGGCCGCCTTTGCCAATACTTCAGGAGGCACGTTGCTCATTGGCGTTACCGACCCCGGTAAAATTGTGGGGGTACCCTCTGAATTTCGGGAGATGGATAAACTGGAAGAAGCCACCGACCGCCTGGTTGAACCCGCCCTCTCCATCAGCTACGAAACGCTGGCACCGGATGGTCGTCTGGTGTTGGTTGTTACCATTCCGGAAAGCAACGAGAAGCCTCATTATGTAGTCGATGAATCGGGCAAACGAACTATCTACGTTCGGGCAAAAGATAAATCCATGCCGACCAGTAAACTCATTATCACGCCGGAAATGGCCGATCGTGAATTACTCAAATCGCCTATGGCGCGAACCCTGATTCAGTATCTTCGGAAAAATGACCATATTACGGCCGATAAGTTTGCCAAACTTATCAATATATCGGACTACCGGGCCACCAAATTACTCCGACAGCTTGCTGAACGAGGTCTGCTGATTTTGATTGATAAACCCCGGCCTGTTCGGTATGCGCTTAAACTAGCGGAGTGA